Below is a genomic region from Bacteroidia bacterium.
GTATTTATGACACCTTAAAACAATGCGCTAAAATCAGCCAAAGCGCCGGTGGTATCGGCCTAAGCATACACAATGTACGTGCAACAGGTAGCTACATTAAAGGTACTAACGGAACCAGCAACGGTATCGTACCGATGTTGCGTGTTTTCAACGACACTGCACGTTATGTTGACCAAGGTGGTGGAAAACGCAAAGGTTCCTTCGCTGTTTACCTCGAACCCTGGCATGCGGATGTGTACGAATTCCTTGAACTAAAAAGAAACCACGGTAAAGAAGAACTTCGTGCCCGCGACTTGTTCTTCGCACTCTGGATCCCGGATTTGTTTATGAAAAGGGTGAAAGAAAACGGACAATGGTCCTTGTTCTGCCCTAACGAAGCTCCCGGACTTTCTGACTGCTGGGGTGAAGAGTTTGAAAAATTATACACCCGTTACGAATCCGAAGGAAGAGCCAGAAAAACCATCCGCGCTCAGGAACTTTGGGCAGAAGTAATCAAGTCTCAAATCGAAACAGGTACGCCTTACATGCTTTATAAAGACGCTTGTAATGCAAAAAGCAACCAAAAAAACCTGGGGACCATCAAATCCTCTAACCTGTGCACCGAAATAGTTGAATACACCTCAGCCGACGAAGTAGCGGTATGTAACCTTGCATCTATTGCCTTGCCACGGTTTATTGATAAAGGCAAATTCGATCACGACAAATTGTTTGAAATTGCCTATGTTATTACCAAAAACCTCAATAAAATCATCGACCGCAACTATTACCCCGTTCCCGAGGCACGTCGCAGTAACTTGCGTCACCGCCCTATCGGTATCGGTGTTCAAGGCCTGGCCGATGCCTTTATCTTAATGCGCTATCCTTTCGATAGCCCGGAGGCAGTTCAATTGAACAAGGATGTTTTTGAGACGATTTACTACGCTTCGATGACTGCAAGTAAAGATCTTGCTAAAGAAGAAGGTTATTACGAAACCTATCCTGGTAGCCCAGTTTCTCAAGGTATTTTCCAGTTCGATATGTGGGGTGTTACGCCAAGTAACCGCTGGGAATGGGATGTTTTGAAAGAAGAAGTGAAAAAATATGGGGTTCGAAACTCCTTGCTATTGGCACCAATGCCAACCGCATCTACTTCGCAAATTTTAGGCAATAACGAGTGCTTTGAACCTTATACATCCAATATTTATACGCGTCGTGTTTTGAGCGGTGAATACATCGTTGTAAACAAACATCTGATGAAAGATTTGGTTCGTTTAGGACTTTGGAACGAAGAGCTAAAAAACAAAATCATTGCCAACAAAGGCAGCGTACAAAACATCGATGAAATTCCTGATAACATCAAAGATTTGTATAAAACCGTTTGGGAAATATCTCAGAAAGTAATAATCAACATGGCAGCAGATCGTGGTGCTTACATCTGCCAAAGCCAAAGTTTGAATATTCATATTCAGGATCCTAACATCGGCAAATTGAGCTCCATGCACATTTATGCCTGGGAAAAAGGTCTAAAAACCGGTATGTATTATTTGCGTAGTCAGGCAGCAGCCAGTGCACAACAATTTACACTACAACAACAAAAACAACAAACCCCTGTTGCTCAAACTGCTGCACAACCGGCAGCATCAACTGTTCAGGCAGCAACTACTTCCGGAGTAGAAAACACTCAGGCGGTTACTCCGGTATACACACCTCCGGTACGCGCCAATGTGGAGCCCGAAATGGTTCCTGCATACGCTGCACCGGTAAACCCTCCGCAGTACAGCGAGGTTGCCCGAATGGAAATTCCTTATCAAGAGGCTACACCTCAACCTATTCCGGTTGCAACAGCCCCTGTTTACCAAGCTCCACCTCAGGTAACCCAACCGGCCTACCAACCAACCCCGGTTATGCCTCAATTTGTTCCAACACTTACTCCGGGTTTGTCCGCCGAGGAACAAGCACAACTTTCCTGCTCACTCGATAACCCTGAAGGTTGCGAAATGTGCGGTAGTTAACCCCCGGTACTAAATTCTTCCCGACGGCATTCATGATTTTCTCATGAATGCCGTTTTTTTTAACCCCAATAATTCAAGAGAAAAAGTATTGCTGAAATAATACGGAATGGACCATATGTTTAGTCCAATTTAATGTATAAATTATTCTTTAAAAATACTTAAAACACAGTTTACCAGGTATTTATAAATCTAAATATATAAAATAGACCTTGATGGACATTCCCAAAACGATGGGTTGTAAAACCAAAGTAATTTGAAAAATAACCCAAAACTCAATTGAAAATTACAGTTACATGAACCGATGCAAAACAGTTAGGATCAAAAATTTGTAAAGTGTAATCTGGGTTCAACAGCACCCAAAAATAAACCCACTATAGAGCAACAGAAAACGCCATACCAAAGTGGTATATTCAGGGTTTGCACCCCGGGCAACGATTGAGCCAGGTAGCCCACAGGAGCATGCAGCGCTAGCCAATGCTCCGAGGACTACAGGCGAAAGCGTGACCTGAACGCCGGTTTGCAGTAAACCATTGAGTTTTGTGGCAATATGTACCGGCGGAAGGGGCCCGCATCCAAAAAATCTAACAATTATTCGCTTAATTTCTCCGCTTGAAGTGTGGAGTCCTGGGCCAACTGCATTAATTCGTCTTCATCAAAAAACTCCTTAGCCTGAACCGTTGATCCTTCTGAAGTTTGTGCACCAATTTGCTCAATACGCTCATGCGCCATACGTTCAGCATCAGAAGCAAACAACAGCCCAATTTCTTTACGGTAAATAAACCCGGTTAAGCATAAAACCAGTACCCAAACTCCGGCAACAATGCCAATAATAAGTCCGGTAGCAGGTTTTTTAGTCTGGGTAACCGGATATGGAACACTTGCAGTTTCAATGGCTTTGTTCACCTGAACCGTTGTTACACCAGTAGGATTTGAAGTCAGAACCGGAGTGGTAACTGCAGGTTTAGGAATAGGAGGAGGTGTAAAGGACGGGGCTGTAGAAGTTCCGGCAGCAGTATTGGTTACAACCGGTGGGACAGGTTGCGAAATTTCCCTGGTAGGTGAGGTTTTGTTAAGGTTATCAAATCCGGAGGTTTTGCCCGGATATTTTTGAATAACGGCTTGAAGTACAGCTAGTTCCCTACCGCGGAAGGCCTTGATTTGCCGGTCGCTGAAAACCTTTCCGCTACGATTTTGCAATTTGGCCTTTAACAGGGTCGGATTTTGAAGGTGATACTTCCGGTAAACGGCTCTTAAAAGCTGAATTTCATTGCCTGCAAACCGGGTAAATAAGTCATCTAATTCCTTTGTACCATAACTTTTTCCCCCATCCAGTGCCAATTGGCGAACCTCCTCTTTTAACTGAAACCCCCAAGGATAGCGGGTAACCAGCTCCAGCCACAATTCAGTTTCCAGTCCGGCGTACTTGCTAAAAAGCAAATTTTCGTCCTGCTTGCGAAGTGCGGGATTATCCTGGTAAAACTTCCGTATTTTCTCCTTGTAATCGGCCATGTTAAATGTCGTCGGTTGAAACGATACCGCTGCCTTTGAAATAGCGGCTGTAGGTCAAAACGATTTCATGCAACTTAGCCTGGGCTTGAGCAACCAGGCTATCGCTGATAACCAGATTGGATGCTGCAAAAATCCGACCTCTCACTACGGTGGAAGAGGATGATTGTGGCTTAAAAAACTCAATTTCCAGGTTGAACCCTCCAGACCTCGAATACAAAAAGAAAAACAAAATGGGTGGCAAAATGGTGAAGAGCGTTGCAAAACCTAAAATTAACCATTTCTTGTTTTTGCCATATCCCATGCGGATTTGATAAATTTCCGAGGTGGGTAACATGGTAGTAAATTTTCCTTCAACTAGGGTTAAGGTCCGTGGCGTAATATAAATGTTCAGGTTTTGATTTTTTGAGCCGACCAGTTTTAAAAACCATGGAATAAAACCGGCCTTAGTTGCCTGAACCTGAAACAATAGTTCATCCTTTATTTCTACCGGAGGTGTAGTTTCAAAACGATCCAGTAAGCCTTCTACTTTTGGCGCTAATAAATTGGCAATGAGTCCCATTTGTTGATAAAATTTGCGGTTTAAAAATCAGCGCAAGGTGGGAAGTTTATCAATATCCGATTTTTAAAAGAAGTGCAAAAATTAAACTTCCAAGGCCTACCTTTCATCGTTTAATTTGCGAAAAAAACCGACCATCTATTTTCGTTTTGTTCTTGGATACCCGAAAAAAAGAGAAAAATTCATTCTTTATTTTCCTCTATTGTCGCCGATTTGGTCGACAAATTAACTTGCTTTCTATCATTTTTCCGATACCAACGAGGAAAAAAAAACTGCATTCATTCTTAAAGGTCAAGGTTCAAATATTTCCGGATTTTGTTGGGTAATGGAGGTTTGGCGGTCACCTACTGTCTAAAAGTTTTCGCCCAACATTCTTATTGTGCAGCAAGGGGGCATAGCAAAAAACAGTTGGCGGAGGGTGACCAACATTCTAAGTAATTAAAAAAATAGTCCATTCATTAGGATTGACTTTTCCAGCATTCCCTATCTTCGCCCAATGCAATTTCGTTCCCTGCTTTCCGCGGCCCTTTGTTTGGCCTTTACCTGGTCTGGTATAGCACAAGTTACTTTCCCCACGAATGGGGTAGTTGCCAAATCGCATGTGGCTTATGCCTTTACCAATGCAACCATTTATGTCGATTATCAAACCATCCTTGAAAATGCCACCCTGATCATCCGCGATGGAAAAGTGGAAGCGGTGGGTACCAAAATCGAT
It encodes:
- a CDS encoding ribonucleoside-diphosphate reductase subunit alpha, which codes for MYVVKRDGRRESVKFDKVTSRIQKLCYGLDPIVDPIKVAMKVIEGIYDGVTTAQLDNLAAEIAGSFTTVHPDYALLASRIAVSNLHKFTKKSFSETMTALYNYVDPKTNQPAGLLAPDVYQIIQANAEILDSTIIYDRDYGYDYFGFKTLEKSYLLKLNGKVAERPQHMLMRVAVGIHKEDIDSVITTYNLMSERWFTHATPTLFNAGTPKPQMSSCFLLTMKDDSIEGIYDTLKQCAKISQSAGGIGLSIHNVRATGSYIKGTNGTSNGIVPMLRVFNDTARYVDQGGGKRKGSFAVYLEPWHADVYEFLELKRNHGKEELRARDLFFALWIPDLFMKRVKENGQWSLFCPNEAPGLSDCWGEEFEKLYTRYESEGRARKTIRAQELWAEVIKSQIETGTPYMLYKDACNAKSNQKNLGTIKSSNLCTEIVEYTSADEVAVCNLASIALPRFIDKGKFDHDKLFEIAYVITKNLNKIIDRNYYPVPEARRSNLRHRPIGIGVQGLADAFILMRYPFDSPEAVQLNKDVFETIYYASMTASKDLAKEEGYYETYPGSPVSQGIFQFDMWGVTPSNRWEWDVLKEEVKKYGVRNSLLLAPMPTASTSQILGNNECFEPYTSNIYTRRVLSGEYIVVNKHLMKDLVRLGLWNEELKNKIIANKGSVQNIDEIPDNIKDLYKTVWEISQKVIINMAADRGAYICQSQSLNIHIQDPNIGKLSSMHIYAWEKGLKTGMYYLRSQAAASAQQFTLQQQKQQTPVAQTAAQPAASTVQAATTSGVENTQAVTPVYTPPVRANVEPEMVPAYAAPVNPPQYSEVARMEIPYQEATPQPIPVATAPVYQAPPQVTQPAYQPTPVMPQFVPTLTPGLSAEEQAQLSCSLDNPEGCEMCGS